A stretch of DNA from Malus sylvestris chromosome 9, drMalSylv7.2, whole genome shotgun sequence:
CGGCCTTATATCTACATTTCCAAAGCAAATGACAAAAGAAGACTTGAAAAGAGGGATATTTGTAAGTCAATCACCGAGTAGCAAGTAAAGATCTGTTTGGGGGCCTTTTACTTTTAAGAACCATCGTTTCATTAGTATTTTGCAAACTCTATAACACCTTTAGCAAGCTCCATACGTTTCCTTTTTAGCACGAAGCAGAGGAAACTGGGGAAGAATCAGAAAAGAGGAATGCAATATTGTTTGCTAGTTCAAATGGCACTGTTCATTGTGTTGTTATGCTGTTTAAGCACAACAGCGTCCGGAGCAGAAGCGCCGATGGCAAAGCGTAACTGTTCAGGGCATTGCAGAGGTGTTAGCATACCATACCCCTTCGGGATTGGACCTAACAGAGATTGTTACTTTGATGAAGGGTTTGAAATAAGCTGTAACGAGACAACCGGGTACGCGCCTGTCTTAAGACAAACCGGCCTTGAGGTACTGAATATTTCTATTGCCGATGGCACAATTCGGGTCAACCACCCTGTCACTTTCTTCTGTAGTGGCCAGCGCATTCCTCAACCGGCTAATTTGACGGGAACCCCTTTTGTATACTCCAATAGACACAATAAATTCACTGCAGTGAGTTGTGGCCACGCTGCGTGGGTGGGCTCAGATGAGTATTTTGTTGGTGGGTGCAGGTCAAATTGTGAGGAGACTGGTATAAACTATGGTAACTGTGAGGTTGGTATAAATTGTTGCCAGACTTCCATTCCACCGCATCTCCGTGCTATCACGACGGAGATCGACACAGATATTAGAGGAAGAGGAGATGATTGTAACAATGGTTATGCATTCCTTGTCGACCAAAACTGGTTTAGAAGCATTGCAAGTGTTTCCAATTTCAGTGTCAATGAGTATCAGGAGGTTCCTGTGGTTCTACAGTGGGGCTTAAACTTTGACAATCCTTCTGCCAAATCATTTGACAGATTCATCGGAAGAAATGAGTCAAGGAAAGGCGATGATCCAATGCCCTGTTGCACAATACCAAAAGCCACTTCCTCGTACAATCAGTCAACGCTTCTATGCTCTTGCCCTCCGGGTTTCGAAGGAAACCCCTATCTTGGCGACCCTTGCTATGGTAAACCAACTCTCTACCGTATCTTAACATTTTCAATCCACAgattaaattacaatttttctttttttttggtcccTGCATTGCAGACATTGATGAATGCACAGATCAGAAAAAATGTGGGAATGGAGGAGCTTCATACTGTATGAACTTACCCGGGGGGTACACGTGCTACATCGTGGCTCAAAAGACAAAGGTCAAGCTGATCCTTATAGGTATGTATGTATCAGTCTTCTAACTGATTCATATATGAAAGATGATCATAGTGTACGATACTAATGACATAGGAAAAAAAGTATGCAGGAAAAAGTGGAGTCAATGGTGGAATTTACTTAATTGAACATGTAAAATTTACTCACAGAAGACCTACACGAATTGGATTTATATAAGTTCAACATGTTAAAAGAACACTTTTTAAAATCAAAACAGAACTCCGTACTCAAGTGATGCAGTCGTAGAGTAATCTATAAAACTTCAATTTAACGTTACGCAGGTCTTGGTGCCGGCGTGGGACTATTGTTACTGCTTATCAGCGCATGGTGGATACACAAAGTcctgaagaaaaggaagaacatAAAACGCAAGCAAATTTTCTTCAAACGAAATGGTGGTTTATTATTAGAGCAACAATTATCTTCAGGTGAAGTTAATGTGGAGAAAATCAAGTTGTTCAAGTCGAAGGAGTTGGAGAAGTCTACCGACAATTTCAACGTCGATAGAATTCTTGGGCATGGAGGCCAAGGTACTGTGTACAAAGGCATGTTGGCTGATGGTAAAATTGTTGCTGTAAAAAAGTCCACAATTATTGATGAAAGCCGACTTTCAGATTTCATCAATGAGGTtgtaattctttcacaaatcaACCACAGACATGTTGTTCAACTATTGGGTTGCTGCTTGGAGACTGAAGTTCCGCTCTTGGTTTATGAATTTATTCCGAATGGAACACTTTCCCAGTATATCCATGAGCAGAATGAGGAGTTTCCACTTACATGGGAAATTCGCTTACGAATTGCCACAGAAATTGCAGGAGCCCTTTTCTATTTACATGCCTCGGCTGCCTTTCCCATTTATCACAGGGACATCAAGTCTACCAACATACTCTTGGATGCAAAATACAGAGCGAAAGTTGCCGATTTTGGAACTTCAAGATCAGTTGCCATTGACCAAAC
This window harbors:
- the LOC126583765 gene encoding wall-associated receptor kinase-like 1, with the translated sequence MQYCLLVQMALFIVLLCCLSTTASGAEAPMAKRNCSGHCRGVSIPYPFGIGPNRDCYFDEGFEISCNETTGYAPVLRQTGLEVLNISIADGTIRVNHPVTFFCSGQRIPQPANLTGTPFVYSNRHNKFTAVSCGHAAWVGSDEYFVGGCRSNCEETGINYGNCEVGINCCQTSIPPHLRAITTEIDTDIRGRGDDCNNGYAFLVDQNWFRSIASVSNFSVNEYQEVPVVLQWGLNFDNPSAKSFDRFIGRNESRKGDDPMPCCTIPKATSSYNQSTLLCSCPPGFEGNPYLGDPCYDIDECTDQKKCGNGGASYCMNLPGGYTCYIVAQKTKVKLILIGLGAGVGLLLLLISAWWIHKVLKKRKNIKRKQIFFKRNGGLLLEQQLSSGEVNVEKIKLFKSKELEKSTDNFNVDRILGHGGQGTVYKGMLADGKIVAVKKSTIIDESRLSDFINEVVILSQINHRHVVQLLGCCLETEVPLLVYEFIPNGTLSQYIHEQNEEFPLTWEIRLRIATEIAGALFYLHASAAFPIYHRDIKSTNILLDAKYRAKVADFGTSRSVAIDQTHLTTLVHGTFGYLDPEYFQSSQFTDKSDVYSFGVVLVELLTGQKPISSNRSQEQGRSLAKYFIISMQEDRLFDILDAQVVKGGSKADIAIVANLARRCLNLSGRKRPTMREVMAELEGVQMAEKATSHGGKNYEEVEYLRTESVEPWDVISSSTDTGRAVDGGASSRMHEIPLLPFKSL